The following coding sequences lie in one Arachis ipaensis cultivar K30076 chromosome B05, Araip1.1, whole genome shotgun sequence genomic window:
- the LOC107640811 gene encoding uncharacterized protein LOC107640811 has product MQSYYPQKRKGIERDSKGDSKREGEGSSNAKEEAQTLVPNPSKEKEDLRSYVPKAPYPQRLMKNAKDSQFSKFLEIFKKLQINIPFAEALEQMPLYTKFLKELMTKKRSWRNDETVILTEECSAIIQHKLPQKLKDPGSFQNPYIIGEITVEKALCNLGASINLMSLTMMKRMKIEEAEPTRMALQLADRSFKFPHGIVEDLLVTVGEFIFPADFVVLDMEEEAKASIILGRPFLATAGAIIDVQKGELTLRLHEERMVFNEEEEVNPHLLSLMREPSEDSEEKKEGKEL; this is encoded by the coding sequence ATGCAAAGCTATTACCCTCAGAAGCGGAAAGGAATTGAAAGAGACTCCAAGGGAGACTCAAAAAGAGAAGGAGAGGGCAGTTCAAATGccaaagaagaagcacaaacacTTGTTCCCAACCcatcaaaagagaaagaagatCTGAGGTCATATGTCCCAAAGGCTCCTTACCCTCAACGCTTAATGAAAAATGCAAAAGACAGCCAATTCTCCAAATTTTTGGAGATCTTCAAGAAACTTCAGATCAACATTCCCTTTGCAGAAGcactagaacaaatgccactttatACTAAGTTTCTGAAGGAATtgatgaccaagaaaagaagctggaggAATGATGAAACTGTGATCTTAActgaggaatgtagtgctatcatccaACACAAGCTGCCTCAAAAATTGAAGGACCCAGGAAGCTTCCAAAATCCCTACATCATAGGGGAAATAACAGTTGAAAAAGCCTTATGTAACTTGGGAGCTAGTATAAATTTGATGTCCTTAACAatgatgaagagaatgaagattgaggaagccgaACCAACAAGAATGGCTCTCCAATTGGCAGATCGGTCATTCAAATTCCCTCATGGAatagtggaagacttgctagtgacaGTAGGGGAATTCATATTCCCTGCTGACTTTGTGGTATTGGATATGGAGGAAGAAGCTAAGGCTTCAATAATATTGGGGAGGCCATTTTTAGCCACTGCTGGAGCCattattgatgtccaaaagggtgaaCTTACCCTTCGGCTACATGAGGAGAGGATGGTGTTCAAT